One Brevibacillus choshinensis genomic window carries:
- a CDS encoding DUF2877 domain-containing protein translates to MLHVRTLSGDDGFLRRVASGELHGSVHSLFDRTINIHCEENGELFTIACIELDNGPNTLVVDRKRFQNMGIAVNDPVSVKADSLIIGKALSLTWQHARQWECVLPVYPSSDQKLRENMAVIKEYVAAHGKSGGLKKASSPANVFEAEVSSLLIARTNELYHALAHGRWSEACEFAIGLVGLGPGLTPSGDDYLAGLFSVYHMPNAPCCLPYPFFEKFTRGAHQRTNEISYMMIKKAAIGHVRESMVRLLEAVVNGTPEEVVHSLGNVLGIGSSSGTDMAMGLISGLALQLEMGGNVCLSKS, encoded by the coding sequence GTGCTGCACGTTCGAACGCTGTCGGGCGACGACGGTTTCCTCAGGCGAGTCGCCAGCGGAGAGCTACATGGGTCCGTTCACAGCCTCTTTGATAGGACGATCAACATTCATTGCGAGGAAAATGGAGAGTTGTTCACGATCGCCTGCATCGAGCTGGATAACGGGCCGAACACGCTAGTGGTCGATCGAAAGCGCTTTCAAAATATGGGAATCGCTGTGAATGACCCGGTGTCCGTAAAAGCAGACAGCTTGATCATTGGAAAAGCGCTCAGCCTTACCTGGCAGCACGCTAGGCAGTGGGAGTGCGTGCTGCCAGTCTATCCTTCCTCGGATCAGAAGCTGCGGGAAAATATGGCTGTCATCAAGGAATATGTGGCCGCTCACGGCAAGTCGGGCGGCTTGAAAAAGGCGTCATCGCCAGCCAATGTCTTTGAAGCGGAAGTCTCGTCGCTCTTGATTGCGCGAACGAACGAGCTGTATCATGCATTGGCTCATGGCAGGTGGTCCGAGGCATGCGAGTTCGCGATTGGCCTAGTAGGACTCGGACCCGGATTGACGCCGTCAGGAGACGATTATCTTGCGGGATTGTTTAGCGTCTATCACATGCCGAACGCTCCGTGCTGTTTGCCATACCCATTTTTCGAAAAATTCACCCGCGGTGCCCACCAGCGAACGAATGAAATCAGTTACATGATGATCAAAAAAGCGGCGATCGGCCATGTGAGAGAATCGATGGTCAGGCTGCTTGAGGCCGTCGTCAATGGAACCCCCGAAGAGGTGGTTCATTCTTTGGGCAATGTCCTCGGCATCGGTTCATCGTCCGGAACAGACATGGCGATGGGGCTGATCAGCGGGCTTGCGCTCCAATTAGAAATGGGAGGTAACGTATGTCTATCAAAGTCGTGA
- a CDS encoding DUF2785 domain-containing protein, producing the protein MDERRMALIRDLQRLEEEHYQLREGEELQGFVTQLLHYIGDPDPHLRDELIYPTFQAWIAEQKRFTGRELTTLLEALTDDQHLFYQIGNEKDESVFTRTFSVLPIALILQRHRKQPFLEQKEFDRLKHALLRYYREEKDLRGYVTDGGWAHGASHGADALDELIQCPESDAAVQLEVLDAVKGMLQNDRAIFCDEDDERMATIVDTMIDQNLLSQNELADWIEGLADCSEWPRSRSQRIACVNSKNFLRSLYFRRGVEDDRKGLAAAMLSSEERLNRYAIR; encoded by the coding sequence GTGGATGAGAGAAGAATGGCGTTGATTCGGGACTTGCAGCGCTTGGAGGAGGAGCATTACCAGCTTCGAGAAGGAGAGGAGCTGCAAGGCTTTGTGACACAGCTTTTGCACTACATCGGCGATCCCGATCCGCATTTGCGCGACGAGCTGATCTATCCGACCTTTCAAGCGTGGATTGCGGAGCAGAAGCGATTTACGGGGAGGGAACTGACGACATTGCTGGAAGCTCTGACGGATGATCAGCATTTGTTCTATCAAATCGGGAACGAGAAGGACGAGTCGGTATTTACACGGACGTTTTCAGTCCTGCCGATCGCATTGATTCTGCAGCGCCATAGGAAGCAGCCCTTTTTGGAGCAAAAGGAGTTTGACCGTTTGAAGCACGCGCTGCTCCGGTACTATCGGGAAGAAAAAGACCTGCGCGGCTATGTGACAGATGGCGGCTGGGCTCACGGAGCGTCCCACGGTGCGGATGCGCTGGATGAGCTGATCCAGTGCCCGGAGAGTGACGCAGCCGTGCAGCTGGAGGTGCTCGACGCTGTCAAAGGAATGCTGCAGAATGATAGAGCGATTTTCTGCGACGAAGATGATGAGCGGATGGCGACGATTGTGGATACCATGATCGACCAAAACCTGCTTTCCCAAAACGAGCTGGCTGATTGGATCGAGGGCCTAGCAGATTGCAGTGAATGGCCCAGAAGCCGCAGTCAGCGGATCGCCTGCGTGAACAGCAAGAACTTTCTGCGCAGCCTTTATTTCAGAAGAGGAGTGGAGGATGACAGGAAGGGTCTGGCGGCAGCGATGCTGTCGTCCGAGGAGAGATTGAATAGGTATGCCATCAGGTAG
- a CDS encoding YvbH-like oligomerization domain-containing protein, whose protein sequence is MALQHARESLHLAQSTISSATKLSADIATQLSTLNQYTFDWLKDAHDKYVVKDFGKVFEKYIHNYIVSHGEKSPFGTAPAHYFV, encoded by the coding sequence ATCGCCCTGCAGCATGCGAGAGAGAGCCTCCATCTTGCGCAAAGCACCATCAGCAGCGCCACGAAGCTGTCGGCAGACATCGCGACACAACTTTCAACCTTGAATCAGTACACGTTTGACTGGCTGAAGGACGCGCATGACAAATACGTCGTGAAAGACTTCGGCAAAGTCTTTGAAAAATACATTCACAACTACATCGTCAGCCATGGCGAAAAAAGCCCTTTCGGCACCGCACCCGCACATTATTTCGTGTGA
- a CDS encoding DNA/RNA non-specific endonuclease yields MKTGYDPFFLSEKHRIPLPVPQGRVASHALDDAAVFDFTHFSIVMNQNTRFAIFSAANVDISQAREVPRDNSSWHFDDRIGRENQVGPEFYAQNDYDKGHLTRRRDICWGDRQEAKRANYDSFCYANIALQYHNFNTGIWNCLEDWVIQRLQSAKRLVILTGPIHRDDDEEYCGVRGEPGCGVRVPFGFWKTVQYVGDDQQVTCLSFLIRQSPERSSDRCEYARLVTYQVPLETIAKEASLQFDASLYPRNPLYAKHRLIAGRRDAIAPDKIPIHGLSAIRMEPS; encoded by the coding sequence ATGAAGACTGGCTACGATCCTTTTTTTCTCAGCGAAAAGCACCGCATTCCACTACCCGTGCCGCAGGGGCGCGTCGCTTCCCATGCGCTGGACGACGCTGCCGTATTTGACTTCACTCACTTCTCGATCGTCATGAACCAAAACACCCGATTCGCTATTTTTTCTGCTGCAAACGTGGACATCAGCCAGGCACGGGAAGTTCCTCGCGACAACTCCTCCTGGCATTTTGATGACCGCATCGGGAGGGAAAATCAGGTCGGCCCCGAGTTTTACGCACAAAACGATTACGACAAAGGACATCTCACCCGCCGCAGAGATATTTGCTGGGGAGATCGCCAAGAAGCGAAGCGCGCCAATTACGACTCGTTCTGCTACGCCAACATCGCCTTGCAATATCATAACTTCAACACCGGCATCTGGAACTGCCTGGAAGACTGGGTGATTCAGCGATTGCAGTCTGCAAAACGGCTGGTCATTCTCACCGGACCGATTCACAGGGATGACGATGAAGAATACTGCGGCGTAAGAGGCGAGCCAGGCTGCGGGGTGCGCGTCCCGTTCGGCTTTTGGAAAACGGTCCAGTATGTAGGGGACGATCAGCAGGTGACATGCCTCTCGTTTCTCATCCGGCAGAGCCCGGAGCGTTCCTCGGATCGCTGTGAATACGCACGGCTCGTCACCTATCAAGTGCCGCTCGAGACGATCGCCAAGGAAGCGAGTCTGCAGTTTGACGCCAGTCTCTACCCTCGCAATCCTCTGTATGCAAAGCATCGCCTGATCGCCGGCAGACGCGATGCGATCGCACCGGACAAGATCCCCATTCATGGCTTGTCAGCTATCAGAATGGAACCGTCTTGA
- a CDS encoding DUF1116 domain-containing protein: MSKINELFSSKLHAINVGIEFFKDDIIKQQANATHLEWKPPGGGKPELIAALDRLENAELAEKIEAANKLAVERIIQSQPMLVGFDQAINVVPGMTKTTILHAGPPITWERMNGAMKGAVTGALVFEGLAKDIEEAERVAASGEITFAPCHEHNCVGSMAGVTSSSMFMHVVKNKTYGNVAYTNLSEQMSKILRMGANDESVITRLNWMRDVLGPMLRDAMKIAGEIDLRLLLAQALHMGDECHNRNNAGTSLLIQALTPYILETDFTKEQKREVFDFVASSDYFSGPTWMALCKCALDAAHGIEYSTIVTTMARNGVEFGIRVSGMPGNTWFTGPAQKVIGPMFAGYKPEDSGLDIGDSAITETYGIGGFAMAAAPAIVALVGGTVEEAIGFSTKMKEITTAENPNVTIPILNFQGVATGIDIRNVVQTGILPIINTAIAHKEAGIGMIGAGITYPPAEAFEKALLTLSERIS; this comes from the coding sequence ATGAGCAAAATCAACGAGCTGTTTTCGAGCAAGCTTCATGCGATCAACGTAGGGATCGAATTTTTTAAAGATGACATCATCAAACAGCAGGCAAATGCTACCCATCTGGAATGGAAACCGCCAGGCGGTGGAAAGCCTGAGCTGATCGCGGCACTGGATCGACTGGAAAACGCCGAGCTGGCAGAGAAAATCGAAGCGGCAAACAAGCTGGCTGTCGAGCGGATCATTCAATCCCAGCCGATGCTGGTAGGCTTTGACCAAGCGATCAATGTCGTGCCAGGCATGACCAAGACCACGATTTTGCACGCGGGACCTCCGATCACTTGGGAGAGAATGAACGGAGCTATGAAGGGTGCCGTGACTGGTGCGCTCGTATTCGAAGGCTTGGCAAAGGATATCGAAGAAGCGGAGAGAGTGGCTGCATCCGGCGAGATCACCTTCGCCCCGTGCCACGAGCACAACTGCGTAGGCTCCATGGCGGGCGTCACTTCCTCATCGATGTTCATGCATGTCGTCAAGAACAAAACGTACGGCAACGTAGCATACACGAACCTGAGTGAGCAAATGTCCAAAATTCTTCGAATGGGTGCAAATGACGAAAGTGTCATTACCCGTCTGAACTGGATGCGCGACGTGCTCGGTCCGATGCTGCGAGATGCCATGAAAATCGCTGGCGAAATCGATCTGCGACTGCTGCTCGCACAAGCTCTGCACATGGGCGACGAGTGCCACAACCGCAACAATGCGGGCACGAGCCTGTTGATCCAAGCATTGACTCCCTACATTCTGGAAACGGATTTCACGAAGGAGCAAAAGCGCGAAGTCTTTGACTTCGTCGCGAGCAGCGATTACTTCTCCGGCCCGACCTGGATGGCCTTGTGCAAATGCGCGCTCGACGCGGCACACGGCATCGAATACAGCACCATCGTAACGACCATGGCGCGCAACGGAGTAGAGTTCGGGATCCGCGTCAGCGGCATGCCGGGAAATACGTGGTTCACGGGGCCGGCGCAAAAGGTAATCGGACCGATGTTTGCAGGCTACAAGCCGGAAGACTCCGGACTCGATATCGGTGACAGCGCGATTACGGAGACATACGGCATCGGTGGATTCGCGATGGCGGCTGCTCCAGCGATCGTGGCACTGGTAGGCGGAACCGTAGAAGAAGCGATTGGCTTCTCTACCAAGATGAAAGAGATCACAACAGCGGAAAATCCGAATGTGACGATCCCGATCTTGAACTTCCAAGGGGTCGCGACGGGAATCGATATTCGCAACGTGGTGCAAACCGGGATCCTGCCGATCATCAATACGGCGATTGCCCACAAAGAAGCAGGTATCGGCATGATCGGTGCGGGCATCACGTACCCGCCTGCCGAGGCTTTTGAAAAAGCACTCCTGACTTTGAGCGAACGCATCAGCTAA
- a CDS encoding GNAT family N-acetyltransferase yields MYAYLEELSVNAWPALETMVDDGWLLRFADGYTKRANAVYPLYEPKTQALEARIASCERHYSSKRLPTIFKLTPYSSPAGLDSLLAQKGYELHADTCVQIASLSGMESPSIRTVRLDAKLTQEWVNAFCLLSGKDEKEKQTMSHTLGKIIPATCYAALYQEGEVVACGLGVLERGHIGLYDIVTAPAYRNRGYGKQLILNMLEWGARHGAEYSYLQVLQDNEPALRLYEKLGYKEVYSYWYRIKTVPF; encoded by the coding sequence ATGTACGCCTACCTGGAGGAGCTGTCGGTCAACGCCTGGCCGGCACTTGAGACAATGGTCGACGATGGCTGGCTGCTGCGCTTTGCAGACGGATATACGAAACGAGCGAACGCGGTCTACCCACTCTATGAACCGAAGACACAAGCCTTGGAGGCACGAATAGCTTCCTGTGAAAGACATTACAGCAGCAAGCGGCTTCCCACGATTTTCAAGCTGACACCGTACTCTTCCCCCGCAGGTCTGGACAGTCTGCTGGCACAAAAAGGGTACGAGCTGCACGCGGATACATGTGTTCAAATCGCTTCGTTGTCCGGAATGGAATCCCCATCCATTCGGACGGTTCGACTCGATGCGAAGCTCACACAGGAATGGGTGAACGCCTTTTGCCTCCTGTCCGGCAAGGATGAAAAAGAAAAGCAGACGATGTCACATACGCTCGGAAAAATTATCCCCGCCACCTGTTATGCCGCCTTGTACCAGGAGGGGGAGGTCGTCGCCTGCGGCCTTGGCGTCTTGGAGAGAGGGCACATTGGACTCTATGATATTGTGACGGCTCCTGCCTACCGCAATCGCGGGTATGGGAAACAGCTCATTTTGAACATGCTTGAATGGGGAGCCAGGCATGGCGCGGAATATTCCTACCTGCAAGTCTTGCAGGATAATGAACCCGCGCTGCGTCTCTATGAAAAGCTGGGGTACAAGGAAGTCTATTCGTACTGGTATCGCATCAAGACGGTTCCATTCTGA
- a CDS encoding PucR family transcriptional regulator yields MLTIKDLLQIKSIDGMRIIAGERGINNVVSIVNIMENPDAFDWLTPNELLLSTGYIFKDNVELQNRIIKELAEINCSGLCIKMHRYFDEIPQNMIDLANQYGLPLLALPFEYTLSKVIAIINEKASGRYDLLNRKSLDMHNSLFRIALEGGGIDRVSAELSDTINNPILFLDRDWNLLHYTEVADNPVPLASCLHLAKNHPVFTKEFTDTIPRNISQIKKSVKRIYHSKGREIKCRILPVAVANYIYGYIIVWQTVRELTEFDYIVLEQSSTILALERIRSREIEEVKLTIRQDFFDDLLTGKLTSIDSIQPLCDLHGINASYMYYCMVITIEPEVPGSLEDMVVRKYEQDHIAKKCVDLIYEKSSSSKGDILCFYRNNRIIVLVGQHENRPVITIGEAKQFADELYETLLAKIKKTTFSLGIGRQYKTITSLHKSFSEAHEAIRLMHKFDGKRSVSHFEDYSIYHFLESNIKASELEDFFLKRLGKVHEHDLSLYTSFMTTLESYFAHNQNVSEAAKALFIHRNTFIYRMDKIKEILGTDLKHSEELLQIQLALKIYKLLQKE; encoded by the coding sequence ATGCTGACGATCAAAGACTTGCTCCAGATCAAATCGATTGACGGCATGCGTATCATCGCAGGGGAACGAGGAATCAACAACGTCGTTTCCATCGTCAACATCATGGAAAATCCCGATGCCTTCGACTGGCTGACGCCAAACGAGCTGCTCTTGTCCACCGGTTATATCTTCAAAGACAACGTAGAGCTCCAGAACCGAATCATCAAGGAGCTCGCGGAAATCAACTGCTCCGGCCTGTGCATCAAGATGCACCGCTACTTCGATGAGATCCCGCAAAACATGATCGATCTTGCCAATCAGTACGGGCTTCCGCTCTTGGCCCTGCCGTTTGAGTACACCTTGTCCAAAGTGATCGCGATCATCAATGAAAAGGCATCGGGAAGATATGACCTGCTCAATCGCAAATCACTGGACATGCACAATTCCTTGTTTCGCATTGCGCTGGAGGGCGGCGGGATCGACCGCGTTTCCGCCGAGCTGTCTGACACCATCAACAACCCGATTCTCTTTTTGGACCGAGACTGGAACCTGCTGCATTACACGGAAGTAGCGGACAATCCTGTGCCGCTAGCCTCCTGCCTGCATTTGGCGAAAAATCATCCCGTGTTCACCAAGGAATTTACCGATACGATTCCGCGCAACATCAGCCAGATCAAAAAATCGGTCAAGCGCATCTATCATTCCAAAGGCCGCGAAATCAAGTGCCGCATTTTGCCTGTCGCGGTCGCCAACTACATTTACGGCTATATCATCGTGTGGCAAACGGTGCGGGAATTGACCGAGTTTGACTACATCGTCCTGGAGCAATCCTCTACCATTCTGGCATTGGAGCGGATACGATCGCGGGAGATCGAGGAGGTCAAGCTGACGATCCGGCAGGACTTTTTTGATGATCTTCTCACCGGAAAGCTGACGTCGATCGATTCCATCCAGCCTTTATGCGATTTGCACGGCATCAACGCGAGCTACATGTACTACTGCATGGTGATTACGATCGAACCGGAAGTGCCTGGCAGTCTGGAGGATATGGTTGTCCGCAAATACGAGCAGGACCACATCGCCAAAAAATGCGTCGATCTCATCTACGAGAAAAGCAGCTCCTCCAAAGGCGACATCCTATGCTTTTATCGGAACAACCGGATAATCGTCCTCGTCGGGCAGCACGAAAACAGACCCGTGATCACGATCGGTGAGGCCAAGCAGTTTGCTGACGAGCTGTATGAAACCCTGCTGGCAAAAATCAAAAAAACGACCTTCTCCCTCGGGATCGGCCGTCAGTACAAGACGATCACTTCGTTGCACAAAAGCTTTTCCGAAGCACATGAAGCGATCCGGCTGATGCATAAGTTCGATGGAAAAAGATCCGTCTCTCATTTCGAGGACTATTCCATCTATCATTTTCTCGAATCCAATATCAAGGCCAGCGAGCTGGAGGATTTCTTTCTCAAGCGGCTAGGCAAAGTGCACGAACACGATCTCAGTCTGTATACGAGCTTCATGACGACGCTGGAGAGCTATTTCGCCCACAATCAAAATGTGAGTGAAGCGGCAAAAGCCCTGTTCATTCACCGCAATACGTTCATCTACCGCATGGATAAGATCAAGGAGATTCTCGGCACGGACCTCAAGCATTCCGAGGAGCTCTTGCAGATTCAGCTGGCCTTGAAAATCTACAAGCTTTTGCAAAAAGAATAG
- a CDS encoding ankyrin repeat domain-containing protein, with protein MADQRLVQSFLEAASQGDVEALQNYVAQGVDLNARNKQKRTAILLAAMNDHYDAVAYLIEAGADIDLQDETCFNPFLYGCINGKLELVQLMVKAGTNVELLTRFGGVGITPASEKGHVEIVRELLNTTDINVNHTNFVGWTPLIEAIILNDGGERQQEVIRLLIEHGANVHMVDKYGVTPLTLARQKGYKEIEQILLEAGAK; from the coding sequence ATGGCAGATCAAAGGCTCGTCCAATCATTCCTGGAAGCAGCAAGCCAAGGGGATGTCGAAGCACTTCAAAATTACGTGGCACAAGGCGTCGATCTCAATGCGCGCAACAAGCAGAAAAGAACGGCGATCCTGCTCGCAGCGATGAACGACCACTACGATGCAGTCGCCTATTTGATCGAGGCTGGCGCAGACATCGATCTGCAGGATGAGACCTGCTTCAACCCGTTCCTGTACGGCTGCATCAACGGGAAGCTGGAGCTCGTCCAACTAATGGTCAAAGCAGGCACGAACGTGGAGCTGCTCACTCGCTTTGGCGGAGTAGGCATTACGCCTGCAAGTGAAAAAGGTCACGTGGAAATCGTGCGTGAGTTGCTGAACACGACGGACATCAACGTGAACCATACCAATTTCGTCGGCTGGACGCCTCTCATCGAAGCAATCATTCTGAATGACGGTGGGGAACGACAGCAGGAGGTCATCAGGCTGCTCATCGAGCACGGCGCCAATGTTCATATGGTGGACAAATACGGCGTCACACCGCTCACGCTCGCCAGACAAAAAGGCTACAAGGAAATCGAGCAAATCCTGCTGGAAGCTGGAGCGAAGTAA
- a CDS encoding DinB family protein: MNFTMKEAIEILERTPQTLAFFLSGLSEGWVTCNEGEGTWNASEVIDHLIEGENNNWLPRLAFILQEGEGRPFPRFDRYSHLNQKEERTMEQKLQEFKNVRAQNIAKLKTLIDPAVHLEWTGSHPAFGPVKVRELISTWAVHDLTHIAQIVRVMAERYRTDVGPWVEYLGILKKRS, translated from the coding sequence ATGAATTTTACCATGAAGGAAGCCATTGAGATTCTGGAGCGAACACCGCAGACGTTGGCGTTTTTTCTTTCTGGCCTATCGGAAGGATGGGTCACGTGCAACGAAGGAGAGGGCACCTGGAATGCATCGGAGGTGATCGACCATCTCATCGAAGGGGAGAACAACAATTGGCTGCCCAGGCTGGCTTTCATTTTGCAGGAGGGGGAAGGTCGTCCATTCCCGCGCTTTGATCGCTATTCCCATTTGAATCAGAAAGAAGAGCGAACCATGGAGCAAAAGCTGCAGGAATTCAAGAACGTTCGTGCACAGAACATCGCCAAGCTCAAGACTCTCATCGATCCTGCCGTTCATCTCGAATGGACTGGTTCGCACCCGGCATTTGGCCCTGTGAAGGTGAGAGAGCTGATCTCAACGTGGGCGGTGCACGATCTCACGCACATCGCACAGATCGTCAGGGTCATGGCCGAGCGATATAGAACGGACGTCGGGCCGTGGGTGGAGTATTTGGGGATCTTGAAAAAACGCAGCTGA
- the fdrA gene encoding acyl-CoA synthetase FdrA: MSIKVVIKKSTYFDSVSLMSLSTKANQLPGVEQAVIAMGTEMNKEVLRNVGLLTAEVEEAKSSDLMIVVKAETEELCDKALAGIEELFSKKGETKGTSEIKYATIDSAAKSIPEANLAIISVNGAFAAREARKALENDLHVMLFSDNVSIEDEIALKKYAHEKGLLMMGPDCGTAIIGNVALCFGNAVRKGNIGIVAASGTGSQEVSVRIHDFGGGITQLIGTGGRDLSEQVGGIMMLDGIKALDEDEATKVIVLISKPPAPSVEEKVLAQVKQCKKPVVVYFIGGKEEAVAAAGGHFAKTSKEAALKAVVLAGANEDELNKRALNWPLIEEVRAKLTPEQKYIRGLFCGGTLCDEAMYSAMETFEDVYSNIQKNPDYKLKNLHESKAHTFLDMGDDDFTNGKPHPMIDPSLRIARFLQEAKDPSVGVIVMDFILGFGSHEDPVGVMLPAILEAKQLAEKEGRHLEILGYVMGTDLDTPKFEDQVNKLMAAGVTIASSSTNAGLLAREFVVKGA, encoded by the coding sequence ATGTCTATCAAAGTCGTGATCAAGAAGAGCACCTATTTTGATTCTGTATCCTTGATGTCCCTGTCGACCAAGGCGAACCAGCTTCCAGGTGTGGAACAAGCCGTTATCGCGATGGGTACGGAAATGAACAAGGAAGTCCTGCGCAATGTCGGACTTTTGACTGCAGAAGTGGAAGAAGCGAAAAGCAGTGACCTGATGATCGTGGTCAAGGCAGAGACGGAAGAGCTTTGCGACAAGGCACTCGCAGGCATCGAGGAGCTGTTCTCCAAAAAAGGGGAAACCAAGGGCACAAGCGAGATCAAGTACGCGACCATCGACTCGGCAGCGAAAAGCATACCCGAAGCAAACCTGGCGATCATTTCCGTCAACGGTGCATTTGCAGCGAGAGAAGCCCGCAAAGCGTTGGAAAATGACTTGCATGTCATGCTGTTCAGCGACAACGTGAGCATCGAGGACGAAATCGCCTTGAAGAAATACGCGCACGAAAAAGGACTTTTGATGATGGGGCCGGACTGCGGTACGGCAATCATCGGAAACGTAGCGCTGTGCTTTGGAAATGCGGTGCGCAAAGGGAATATCGGCATCGTGGCCGCATCCGGAACAGGCAGCCAGGAAGTCAGTGTGCGCATTCACGACTTCGGAGGCGGAATTACACAGCTCATCGGAACCGGGGGCCGCGATCTGAGCGAGCAGGTAGGCGGCATCATGATGCTGGATGGGATCAAAGCATTGGACGAGGATGAAGCAACCAAAGTCATCGTCTTGATCTCCAAGCCGCCGGCGCCAAGCGTCGAAGAAAAAGTGCTTGCCCAAGTGAAACAATGCAAAAAGCCGGTCGTGGTCTACTTCATCGGTGGAAAAGAAGAAGCGGTAGCAGCCGCAGGCGGGCATTTCGCGAAAACCTCCAAGGAGGCTGCTCTCAAAGCCGTCGTCCTGGCGGGTGCGAACGAGGATGAACTCAACAAGCGCGCCTTGAACTGGCCATTGATCGAAGAAGTGCGCGCCAAATTGACTCCGGAGCAAAAGTATATCCGCGGTCTGTTCTGCGGCGGCACCCTGTGCGACGAGGCTATGTACAGCGCGATGGAAACGTTTGAAGACGTGTACAGCAACATTCAGAAAAACCCGGATTACAAGCTGAAAAACCTGCATGAGAGCAAGGCGCACACCTTCCTCGACATGGGCGACGATGATTTCACGAACGGCAAACCTCACCCGATGATCGATCCATCTCTGCGCATCGCCAGATTCCTGCAGGAAGCCAAAGATCCGTCGGTCGGCGTGATCGTCATGGACTTCATCCTAGGATTCGGCTCCCATGAGGATCCGGTCGGCGTCATGCTGCCAGCGATCCTCGAGGCGAAGCAGCTGGCTGAAAAAGAAGGACGTCATCTGGAGATTCTCGGCTATGTGATGGGAACCGATCTGGATACGCCGAAGTTCGAGGATCAGGTGAACAAGCTGATGGCAGCAGGCGTGACCATCGCGAGCAGCAGCACGAACGCGGGTCTTTTGGCTAGAGAATTTGTGGTGAAAGGGGCATAA
- a CDS encoding MBL fold metallo-hydrolase has translation MHKQELSDGIVLYTFNPDPGKHVGFTITALIEGNQAILIDTAYENQAREVYQDLEGRGIAVKSVILSHFHPDHINGLKALPEVPLYGSVHYQTTLDQWTKKEDHPTFTPSVVVEDTLSIRFGRHTLTLSLFPGHAPCSILVNINDEYVHIGDELLFSNQGEPLLPSVDFHSSVKRHFDSLTKLKDYSHYTLIPSHGAVISGKQKIEKDIANRIAYLRAILGSSEEISYEEATRECDCTFLHSEWHKNAYR, from the coding sequence ATGCACAAGCAGGAGCTATCTGATGGAATTGTCCTTTATACTTTCAATCCGGATCCAGGCAAACACGTTGGTTTCACCATCACGGCTTTGATAGAGGGAAATCAAGCGATTCTCATCGATACGGCCTATGAAAATCAAGCAAGGGAAGTGTATCAGGATCTTGAAGGCAGAGGGATCGCCGTCAAAAGCGTTATCCTTTCCCATTTCCATCCCGATCATATCAATGGCTTGAAAGCATTGCCTGAGGTACCGTTATACGGAAGTGTTCATTATCAAACCACACTCGATCAGTGGACGAAAAAGGAAGACCATCCCACTTTCACGCCATCGGTCGTAGTGGAAGACACTCTTTCGATCCGCTTTGGGCGACATACGCTGACGTTGTCTCTTTTTCCAGGGCATGCCCCATGCAGCATTCTGGTAAACATCAACGACGAGTATGTGCATATCGGAGACGAATTGCTTTTTTCCAATCAGGGTGAGCCTTTATTGCCATCGGTAGATTTTCACAGCTCGGTGAAGAGGCATTTTGATTCGTTAACGAAACTGAAGGATTACAGTCACTATACGCTGATCCCCAGTCATGGGGCCGTGATTAGCGGAAAACAGAAGATCGAGAAGGATATTGCGAATCGAATCGCTTATCTTCGCGCCATCCTTGGTAGCAGCGAGGAAATTTCTTATGAAGAAGCAACAAGAGAATGCGATTGCACCTTTTTACATAGCGAGTGGCACAAAAATGCTTATCGTTGA